The bacterium genome segment CCGGCACTGATGCTTTACTTCTTGTACAGAGTTACCGGCATTCCAGCGACAGAAGCCCAGGCGCTGCGCACGAAAGGCGACGACTACCGGGAATACCAGCGCACAACGAGCGCATTTGTCCCATGGTTTAAAAAAAATTAGAATATTATTTATTGGAATTGAATTCATGATCCATGCACTGCTGGAAAAAAACTTGATCTCCGACTCCCTGATCCGGTTTGGTATACGGAGGCTATTGAAGCAACGGCTCAAAGAAGAGGATATGGGAAACCCGGAAATTCAGCAGCATCGACTGATGTCTTTCGTCGGCGAACTTAAACAGAGTCCGATCGCCGTTCACACACTTGCAGCCAACGAACAGCATTATGAAGTCCCGAGTGAATTTTACCGGCTGGTACTTGGAAAACATTTAAAGTATAGTTCAGGCT includes the following:
- a CDS encoding SAM-dependent methyltransferase — translated: MIHALLEKNLISDSLIRFGIRRLLKQRLKEEDMGNPEIQQHRLMSFVGELKQSPIAVHTLAANEQHYEVPSEFYRLVLGKHLKYSSG